From one Microbacterium sp. 10M-3C3 genomic stretch:
- a CDS encoding aminotransferase class IV, with protein sequence MAWRYALVLDPAAADDTRTEFRDTFTPIDPAAPALSVGELSTQRGDGIFESIGVVDGHAQETQAHLERLAHSAQLCDLPAPHLQQWRQAVDAVAAEADAGESVIKLILSRGVEHGPAPTAWVTLAPAPDNSRAREDGIRVVVLDRGLDSGAPARAPWLLLGAKTLSYAVNMAAIREAKRRGASDAIFVSSDGYVLEGPTSSVLLRFGDRFVTPEPGAGILHGTTQLSIFAWLAAQGFETAYEAVPASALADADAAWLVSSVRLAAPVTAIDDRELAVDRAFTAELNAYLLSPRD encoded by the coding sequence ATGGCTTGGCGCTACGCTCTCGTCCTCGACCCGGCGGCCGCGGACGACACCCGTACGGAATTCCGTGACACCTTCACGCCGATCGACCCGGCTGCGCCGGCGCTCAGCGTCGGGGAGCTGTCCACGCAGCGCGGCGACGGGATCTTCGAGTCGATCGGCGTCGTCGACGGGCACGCGCAGGAGACCCAGGCGCACCTGGAGCGCCTGGCTCACTCCGCGCAGCTGTGCGACCTGCCGGCGCCGCACCTTCAGCAGTGGCGGCAGGCCGTCGACGCAGTCGCCGCGGAGGCCGATGCGGGGGAGAGCGTCATCAAGCTCATCCTCAGCCGCGGCGTCGAGCACGGCCCGGCTCCGACGGCCTGGGTGACTCTGGCGCCCGCTCCCGACAACTCGCGTGCGCGCGAGGACGGTATCCGGGTCGTGGTGCTCGATCGCGGCCTCGACAGCGGCGCGCCGGCGCGCGCACCGTGGCTGCTGCTGGGAGCGAAGACCCTCTCGTATGCGGTGAACATGGCCGCCATCCGCGAGGCGAAGCGCCGCGGGGCGTCCGACGCGATCTTCGTCTCGAGCGACGGGTACGTGCTGGAGGGCCCGACGTCCTCGGTGCTGCTGCGCTTCGGCGACCGGTTCGTCACCCCCGAGCCGGGCGCGGGAATCCTGCACGGCACGACGCAGCTGAGCATCTTCGCGTGGCTGGCCGCGCAGGGCTTCGAGACCGCCTACGAGGCGGTGCCCGCATCCGCCCTCGCCGACGCGGATGCGGCGTGGCTGGTCTCGAGCGTCCGCCTCGCCGCGCCCGTCACGGCCATCGACGACCGCGAGCTCGCGGTGGACCGGGCCTTCACGGCGGAGCTGAACGCGTACCTCCTGTCGCCGCGCGACTGA
- the pstB gene encoding phosphate ABC transporter ATP-binding protein PstB translates to MSKSIEVNDLNVYYGDFLAVEGVSLDIEPRTVTAFIGPSGCGKSTFLRTLNRMHEVIPGARVEGEVLLDGDDLYGPGVDPVLVRRQVGMVFQRPNPFPTMSIRENVLAGVRLNNKRISKSDADALVEKSLQGANLWNEVKDRLDRPGSGLSGGQQQRLCIARAIAVSPEVILMDEPCSALDPISTYAIEELIGELKNDYTVVIVTHNMQQASRVSDKTAFFNIAGTGKPGKLIEYNDTATIFTTPSVQATEDYVSGRFG, encoded by the coding sequence GTGTCCAAGAGCATCGAAGTCAACGACCTGAACGTCTACTACGGCGACTTCCTGGCGGTCGAGGGAGTCTCGCTCGACATCGAGCCGCGCACCGTGACCGCCTTCATCGGTCCGTCCGGATGCGGCAAATCCACATTCCTGCGCACCCTCAACCGCATGCACGAGGTCATCCCCGGCGCGCGCGTCGAGGGCGAGGTGCTGCTCGACGGCGACGACCTGTACGGCCCGGGTGTCGACCCCGTGCTCGTGCGTCGGCAGGTGGGCATGGTCTTCCAGCGGCCGAACCCCTTCCCGACGATGTCGATCCGCGAGAACGTCCTGGCCGGGGTGCGCCTGAACAACAAGCGCATCTCCAAGAGCGACGCGGACGCGCTCGTGGAGAAGTCGCTGCAGGGCGCCAACCTGTGGAACGAGGTCAAGGACCGCCTCGACCGTCCCGGCTCGGGCCTGTCGGGCGGCCAGCAGCAGCGTCTGTGCATCGCGCGCGCGATCGCTGTGTCGCCCGAGGTCATTCTCATGGACGAGCCGTGCTCCGCGCTCGACCCGATCTCCACGTACGCGATCGAGGAGCTGATCGGCGAGCTCAAGAACGACTACACCGTCGTGATCGTCACGCACAACATGCAGCAGGCCTCGCGCGTGTCCGACAAGACGGCGTTCTTCAACATCGCCGGCACCGGCAAGCCCGGCAAGCTCATCGAGTACAACGACACCGCGACGATCTTCACCACGCCGTCGGTGCAGGCGACCGAGGACTACGTCTCCGGCCGCTTCGGCTGA
- the pstA gene encoding phosphate ABC transporter permease PstA codes for MTATTAAAATRHAPGPVRGQVSLTSGRLPAWAPWALLAGSAAIVGILFGIMAAAEGTGFNIAGWVVLTALVYLVLITIVSTLVEGNRKAVDRLVTGVVVTAFGIAMVPLVSVAVTVVANGVAGLSGTFFTSSMRNVVGEGGGALHAIVGTLLITLAAAVISIPIGIFTSIYLVEYGAGKRLARGITFLVDVMTGIPSIVAGLFAYALFALFLGPGVRMGIMGAVALSVLMIPVVVRSSEEMLRLVPNELREASYALGVPKWLTISKVVLPTAVAGITTGVMLSISRVIGETAPLLLTAGVATSMNYDLFDGRMATLPVFAYSQYMNQGIPASAYIDRAWAAALVLIVIVMVLNLIARVVARIFSPKLGR; via the coding sequence ATGACCGCCACCACCGCCGCCGCCGCGACCCGTCACGCACCCGGTCCCGTCCGCGGTCAGGTCTCCCTCACCTCAGGTCGCCTTCCGGCGTGGGCGCCGTGGGCGCTGCTGGCCGGGAGCGCCGCGATCGTCGGCATCCTCTTCGGCATCATGGCCGCGGCCGAGGGCACGGGCTTCAACATCGCTGGATGGGTGGTGCTCACCGCGCTGGTGTACCTCGTGCTCATCACGATCGTGTCCACGCTCGTGGAGGGCAACCGCAAGGCCGTCGACCGACTCGTGACGGGTGTCGTCGTCACGGCGTTCGGCATCGCGATGGTCCCGCTCGTGTCGGTCGCCGTGACCGTCGTCGCCAACGGCGTGGCGGGTCTGAGCGGAACCTTCTTCACCAGCTCCATGCGCAACGTCGTGGGCGAAGGCGGTGGCGCGCTGCACGCGATCGTCGGCACGCTGCTGATCACACTGGCCGCGGCCGTCATCTCGATCCCGATCGGCATCTTCACCTCGATCTATCTCGTCGAGTACGGCGCCGGAAAGCGCCTCGCGCGGGGCATCACGTTCCTCGTCGACGTCATGACGGGCATCCCTTCGATCGTGGCGGGCCTGTTCGCGTACGCGCTGTTCGCGCTGTTCCTCGGACCCGGCGTGCGCATGGGCATCATGGGCGCCGTCGCGCTTTCGGTGCTCATGATCCCGGTCGTCGTGCGCTCGAGCGAGGAGATGCTGCGTCTCGTCCCCAACGAGCTTCGCGAGGCGTCGTATGCGCTCGGGGTGCCGAAGTGGCTCACGATCAGCAAGGTCGTGCTGCCGACCGCGGTGGCGGGTATCACGACGGGTGTCATGCTGTCGATCTCCCGAGTGATCGGCGAGACGGCCCCGCTCCTTCTCACCGCCGGCGTCGCGACATCGATGAACTACGACCTGTTCGACGGTCGCATGGCGACCCTCCCGGTGTTCGCCTACTCGCAGTACATGAACCAGGGCATCCCCGCCTCCGCGTACATCGACCGCGCGTGGGCGGCGGCGCTCGTGCTCATCGTGATCGTGATGGTGCTGAACCTCATCGCGCGGGTCGTCGCACGCATCTTCTCCCCCAAGCTGGGCCGCTGA